In a single window of the Mustela nigripes isolate SB6536 chromosome 17, MUSNIG.SB6536, whole genome shotgun sequence genome:
- the LSR gene encoding lipolysis-stimulated lipoprotein receptor isoform X1, protein MAPVARGLSMWMGPNPAFQGWGAAFFVWLFLTTLCTAPASAIQVTVSDPYHVVILFQPVTLPCTYQMTTTPTAPIVIWKYKSFCRDRIADAFSPASADNQLSAQLAAGNPGYNPYVECQDSVRTVRVVATKQGNAVTLGDYYQGRRITITGNADLTFDQTGWGDSGVYYCSVVSAQDLQGNNEAYAELIVLGRTSGVAELLPGFQAGPMEDWLFVVVVCLAVFLVFLLLGICWCQCCPHTCCCYVRCPCCPDKCCCPEALYAAGKAATSGVPSIYAPSTYAHLSPAKTPPPPAMIPMGPIYNGYPGDFDRNSSVGGHSSQVPLLRDTDSSVTSEVRSGYRIQASQQDDSMRVLYYMEKELANFDPSRPGAANGRVERAMSEVTSLHEDDWRSRPSRGPALTPIRDEEWGRHSPRSPRRWEQEPPVERPGSGWGAGRPRARSVDALDDLTRPGSAESGRRSPPSRGRRGQAYGPPRSRSRDDLYDQDDPREFPHSRDPHYDDFRSRDRPHADPRPRHHRSRDPREDGPRSGDPQYDGRLLEEALRKKGPGERRRPYREENEEEPYYPPAPPPYSETDSQASRERRLKKNLDLSRESLIV, encoded by the exons ATGGCGCCGGTGGCCCGCGGGCTTTCTATGTGGATGGGCCCCAATCCGGCCTTTCAGGGCTGGGGCGCGGCCTTTTTCGTGTGGCTTTTTCTCACCACCTTGTGCACAG CCCCGGCCAGCGCCATCCAGGTGACGGTGTCAGACCCCTACCACGTGGTGATCCTATTCCAGCCCGTGACCCTGCCCTGCACCTACCAAATGACCACGACCCCTACGGCGCCCATCGTCATCTGGAAATACAAGTCTTTCTGCCGGGACCGCATCGCCGATGCCTTCTCCCCGGCCAGTGCTGACAACCAGCTCAGTGCCCAGCTGGCAGCGGGCAACCCAGGCTACAACCCCTATGTGGAGTGCCAGGACAGCGTGCGCACTGTCAGGGTCGTGGCCACCAAGCAGGGCAATGCTGTGACCCTGGGAGACTACTACCAGGGCCGGAGGATCACCATCACAGGAA ATGCTGACCTGACCTTTGACCAGACAGGTTGGGGGGACAGTGGTGTGTATTACTGCTCCGTGGTCTCGGCCCAGGACCTCCAGGGGAACAATGAAGCCTATGCAGAACTCATCGTGTTGG GCAGGACCTCGGGGGTGGCAGAGCTCTTACCTGGTTTTCAGGCGGGGCCTATGGAAG ACTGGCTGTTCGTGGTCGTGGTCTGCTTGGCTGTGTTCCTCGTCTTCCTCCTCCTGGGCATCTGCTGGTGTCAGTGCTGCCCCCACACCTGCTGCTGCTACGTCAGGTGCCCTTGCTGCCCGGACAAGTGCTGCTGCCCGGAAGCCC TGTATGCTGCAGGCAAAGCAGCCACCTCAGGCGTCCCAAGCATCTACGCCCCCAGCACCTATGCTCACCTCTCCCCTGCCAAgaccccgcccccaccagccATGATTCCCATGGGCCCCATCTACAATGGGTACCCTGGCGACTTCGACAGGAACAGCTCAG TTGGCGGCCACAGCTCCCAGGTACCCCTGCTTCGTGACACAGACAGCAGTGTGACCTCTG AAGTCCGCAGTGGCTACAGAATTCAGGCCAGCCAGCAGGACGACTCCATGCGGGTCCTATACTACATGGAGAAAGAGCTGGCCAACTTCGACCCTTCTCGACCTGGTGCCGCCAATGGCCGTGTAGAGCGGG CCATGAGTGAAGTCACCTCCCTCCACGAGGACGACTGGAGATCCCGGCCTTCCCGAGGCCCTGCCCTTACCCCAATCCGGGATGAGGAATGGGGTCGTCACTCCCCTCGGAGTCCCAGACGGTGGGAGCAAGAGCCCCCTGTAGAGCGGCCAGGGAGTGGTTGGGGGGCCGGGCGGCCCCGTGCCCGATCTGTGGATGCTCTGGATGACCTCACCCGGCCGGGCTCTGCTGAATCTGGGAGGAGGTCTCCCCCAAGTAGGGGGAGGAGAGGTCAAGCCTATGGACCACCCAGAAGCCGAAGCCGAGATGACCTCTATGATCAAGATGACCCAAGGGAATTTCCACACTCCCGGGATCCCCACTATGATGACTTCAGATCTAGAGACCGCCCTCATGCTGACCCTAGGCCCCGCCATCACCGGTCCCGGGACCCTCGGGAGGATGGCCCCAGGTCTGGGGACCCCCAGTATGATGGGCGGCTACTGGAAGAGGCCTTGAGGAAAAAGGGGCCAGGTGAGAGGAGGAGACCTTACAGGGAGGAAAATGAGGAGGAGCCCTACTACCCTCCAGCACCTCCCCCTTACTCTGAGACGGACTCCCAGGCATCACGGGAAAGGAGGCTTAAAAAG AACTTGGACCTGAGTCGGGAAAGCTTAATCGTCTGA
- the USF2 gene encoding upstream stimulatory factor 2 isoform X1, giving the protein MDMLDPGLDPAASATAAAAASHDKGPEAEEGVELQEGGDGPGAEEQTAVAIASVQQAAFGDHNIQYQFRTENNGGQVTYRVVQVTDGQLDGQGDTAGAVSVVSTAAFAGGQQAVTQVGVDGASQRPGPTAASVPPGPAAPFPLAVIQNPFSNGGSPAAEAVSGEARFAYFPASSVGDTTAVSVQTTDQSLQAGGQFYVMMTPQDVLQTGTQRTIAPRTHPYSPKIDGTRTPRDERRRAQHNEVERRRRDKINNWIVQLSKIIPDCNADNSKTGASKGGILSKACDYIRELRQTNQRMQETFKEAERLQMDNELLRQQIEELKNENAVLRAQLQQHNLEMVGESARQ; this is encoded by the exons atggacaTGCTGGACCCGGGTCTGGATCCCGCTGCCTCGGCcaccgctgctgccgccgccag TCACGACAAGGGACCCGAGGCAGAGGAGGGCGTCGAGCTGCAGGAAG GCGGGGACGGCCCTGGGGCGGAGGAGCAGACTGCGGTGGCCATCGCCAGCGTCCAGCAGGCGGCGTTTGGCGACCACAACATCCAGTACCAGTTCCGCACAGAGAATAATGGAGGACAG GTGACGTACCGCGTAGTCCAGGTGACTGATGGTCAGCTGGATGGCCAGGGAGACACGGCTGGCGCCGTCAGCGTCGTGTCTACGGCTGCCTTTGCgggggggcagcaggctgtgACCCAGGTGGGTGTGGATGGGGCATCCCAGCGTCCTGGCCCCACTGCTGCCTCTGTGCCCCCAGGTCCCGCAGCGCCCTTCCCACTG GCCGTAATCCAAAATCCCTTCAGCAATGGCGGCAGCCCGGCAGCTGAGGCTGTCAGTGGGGAGGCCCGGTTTGCCTATTTCCCAGCATCCAGTGTGGGAGATACCACAGCTGTGTCCGTACAGACCACAGACCAGAGCTTGCAGGCCGGAG GCCAGTTCTATGTCATGATGACGCCACAAGACGTGCTTCAGACAGGAACGCAGAGGACGATTGCACCCCGGACACACCCCTACTCCCC gAAAATTGACGGAACCCGAACACCACGGGATGAAAGGAGGAGGGCCCAGCACAATGAAG TGGAGCGGAGGCGGAGGGACAAGATCAACAACTGGATCGTCCAACTTTCCAAAATCATTCCAGACTGTAACGCAGACAACAGCAAGACGGGAGCG AGTAAAGGAGGGATCCTGTCAAAGGCCTGCGACTACATCCGGGAGCTGCGCCAGACCAACCAGCGCATGCAGGAGACCTTTAAGGAGGCCGAGCGGCTGCAGATGGACAATGAGCTCCTGAGGCAGCAG ATCGAGGAGCTGAAGAACGAGAACGCCGTGCTCCGTGCCCAGCTGCAGCAGCACAACCTGGAGATGGTGGGCGAGAGCGCGCGGCAGTGA
- the LSR gene encoding lipolysis-stimulated lipoprotein receptor isoform X3 has protein sequence MTTTPTAPIVIWKYKSFCRDRIADAFSPASADNQLSAQLAAGNPGYNPYVECQDSVRTVRVVATKQGNAVTLGDYYQGRRITITGNADLTFDQTGWGDSGVYYCSVVSAQDLQGNNEAYAELIVLGRTSGVAELLPGFQAGPMEDWLFVVVVCLAVFLVFLLLGICWCQCCPHTCCCYVRCPCCPDKCCCPEALYAAGKAATSGVPSIYAPSTYAHLSPAKTPPPPAMIPMGPIYNGYPGDFDRNSSVGGHSSQVPLLRDTDSSVTSEVRSGYRIQASQQDDSMRVLYYMEKELANFDPSRPGAANGRVERAMSEVTSLHEDDWRSRPSRGPALTPIRDEEWGRHSPRSPRRWEQEPPVERPGSGWGAGRPRARSVDALDDLTRPGSAESGRRSPPSRGRRGQAYGPPRSRSRDDLYDQDDPREFPHSRDPHYDDFRSRDRPHADPRPRHHRSRDPREDGPRSGDPQYDGRLLEEALRKKGPGERRRPYREENEEEPYYPPAPPPYSETDSQASRERRLKKNLDLSRESLIV, from the exons ATGACCACGACCCCTACGGCGCCCATCGTCATCTGGAAATACAAGTCTTTCTGCCGGGACCGCATCGCCGATGCCTTCTCCCCGGCCAGTGCTGACAACCAGCTCAGTGCCCAGCTGGCAGCGGGCAACCCAGGCTACAACCCCTATGTGGAGTGCCAGGACAGCGTGCGCACTGTCAGGGTCGTGGCCACCAAGCAGGGCAATGCTGTGACCCTGGGAGACTACTACCAGGGCCGGAGGATCACCATCACAGGAA ATGCTGACCTGACCTTTGACCAGACAGGTTGGGGGGACAGTGGTGTGTATTACTGCTCCGTGGTCTCGGCCCAGGACCTCCAGGGGAACAATGAAGCCTATGCAGAACTCATCGTGTTGG GCAGGACCTCGGGGGTGGCAGAGCTCTTACCTGGTTTTCAGGCGGGGCCTATGGAAG ACTGGCTGTTCGTGGTCGTGGTCTGCTTGGCTGTGTTCCTCGTCTTCCTCCTCCTGGGCATCTGCTGGTGTCAGTGCTGCCCCCACACCTGCTGCTGCTACGTCAGGTGCCCTTGCTGCCCGGACAAGTGCTGCTGCCCGGAAGCCC TGTATGCTGCAGGCAAAGCAGCCACCTCAGGCGTCCCAAGCATCTACGCCCCCAGCACCTATGCTCACCTCTCCCCTGCCAAgaccccgcccccaccagccATGATTCCCATGGGCCCCATCTACAATGGGTACCCTGGCGACTTCGACAGGAACAGCTCAG TTGGCGGCCACAGCTCCCAGGTACCCCTGCTTCGTGACACAGACAGCAGTGTGACCTCTG AAGTCCGCAGTGGCTACAGAATTCAGGCCAGCCAGCAGGACGACTCCATGCGGGTCCTATACTACATGGAGAAAGAGCTGGCCAACTTCGACCCTTCTCGACCTGGTGCCGCCAATGGCCGTGTAGAGCGGG CCATGAGTGAAGTCACCTCCCTCCACGAGGACGACTGGAGATCCCGGCCTTCCCGAGGCCCTGCCCTTACCCCAATCCGGGATGAGGAATGGGGTCGTCACTCCCCTCGGAGTCCCAGACGGTGGGAGCAAGAGCCCCCTGTAGAGCGGCCAGGGAGTGGTTGGGGGGCCGGGCGGCCCCGTGCCCGATCTGTGGATGCTCTGGATGACCTCACCCGGCCGGGCTCTGCTGAATCTGGGAGGAGGTCTCCCCCAAGTAGGGGGAGGAGAGGTCAAGCCTATGGACCACCCAGAAGCCGAAGCCGAGATGACCTCTATGATCAAGATGACCCAAGGGAATTTCCACACTCCCGGGATCCCCACTATGATGACTTCAGATCTAGAGACCGCCCTCATGCTGACCCTAGGCCCCGCCATCACCGGTCCCGGGACCCTCGGGAGGATGGCCCCAGGTCTGGGGACCCCCAGTATGATGGGCGGCTACTGGAAGAGGCCTTGAGGAAAAAGGGGCCAGGTGAGAGGAGGAGACCTTACAGGGAGGAAAATGAGGAGGAGCCCTACTACCCTCCAGCACCTCCCCCTTACTCTGAGACGGACTCCCAGGCATCACGGGAAAGGAGGCTTAAAAAG AACTTGGACCTGAGTCGGGAAAGCTTAATCGTCTGA
- the LSR gene encoding lipolysis-stimulated lipoprotein receptor isoform X2 → MAPVARGLSMWMGPNPAFQGWGAAFFVWLFLTTLCTAPASAIQVTVSDPYHVVILFQPVTLPCTYQMTTTPTAPIVIWKYKSFCRDRIADAFSPASADNQLSAQLAAGNPGYNPYVECQDSVRTVRVVATKQGNAVTLGDYYQGRRITITGNADLTFDQTGWGDSGVYYCSVVSAQDLQGNNEAYAELIVLDWLFVVVVCLAVFLVFLLLGICWCQCCPHTCCCYVRCPCCPDKCCCPEALYAAGKAATSGVPSIYAPSTYAHLSPAKTPPPPAMIPMGPIYNGYPGDFDRNSSVGGHSSQVPLLRDTDSSVTSEVRSGYRIQASQQDDSMRVLYYMEKELANFDPSRPGAANGRVERAMSEVTSLHEDDWRSRPSRGPALTPIRDEEWGRHSPRSPRRWEQEPPVERPGSGWGAGRPRARSVDALDDLTRPGSAESGRRSPPSRGRRGQAYGPPRSRSRDDLYDQDDPREFPHSRDPHYDDFRSRDRPHADPRPRHHRSRDPREDGPRSGDPQYDGRLLEEALRKKGPGERRRPYREENEEEPYYPPAPPPYSETDSQASRERRLKKNLDLSRESLIV, encoded by the exons ATGGCGCCGGTGGCCCGCGGGCTTTCTATGTGGATGGGCCCCAATCCGGCCTTTCAGGGCTGGGGCGCGGCCTTTTTCGTGTGGCTTTTTCTCACCACCTTGTGCACAG CCCCGGCCAGCGCCATCCAGGTGACGGTGTCAGACCCCTACCACGTGGTGATCCTATTCCAGCCCGTGACCCTGCCCTGCACCTACCAAATGACCACGACCCCTACGGCGCCCATCGTCATCTGGAAATACAAGTCTTTCTGCCGGGACCGCATCGCCGATGCCTTCTCCCCGGCCAGTGCTGACAACCAGCTCAGTGCCCAGCTGGCAGCGGGCAACCCAGGCTACAACCCCTATGTGGAGTGCCAGGACAGCGTGCGCACTGTCAGGGTCGTGGCCACCAAGCAGGGCAATGCTGTGACCCTGGGAGACTACTACCAGGGCCGGAGGATCACCATCACAGGAA ATGCTGACCTGACCTTTGACCAGACAGGTTGGGGGGACAGTGGTGTGTATTACTGCTCCGTGGTCTCGGCCCAGGACCTCCAGGGGAACAATGAAGCCTATGCAGAACTCATCGTGTTGG ACTGGCTGTTCGTGGTCGTGGTCTGCTTGGCTGTGTTCCTCGTCTTCCTCCTCCTGGGCATCTGCTGGTGTCAGTGCTGCCCCCACACCTGCTGCTGCTACGTCAGGTGCCCTTGCTGCCCGGACAAGTGCTGCTGCCCGGAAGCCC TGTATGCTGCAGGCAAAGCAGCCACCTCAGGCGTCCCAAGCATCTACGCCCCCAGCACCTATGCTCACCTCTCCCCTGCCAAgaccccgcccccaccagccATGATTCCCATGGGCCCCATCTACAATGGGTACCCTGGCGACTTCGACAGGAACAGCTCAG TTGGCGGCCACAGCTCCCAGGTACCCCTGCTTCGTGACACAGACAGCAGTGTGACCTCTG AAGTCCGCAGTGGCTACAGAATTCAGGCCAGCCAGCAGGACGACTCCATGCGGGTCCTATACTACATGGAGAAAGAGCTGGCCAACTTCGACCCTTCTCGACCTGGTGCCGCCAATGGCCGTGTAGAGCGGG CCATGAGTGAAGTCACCTCCCTCCACGAGGACGACTGGAGATCCCGGCCTTCCCGAGGCCCTGCCCTTACCCCAATCCGGGATGAGGAATGGGGTCGTCACTCCCCTCGGAGTCCCAGACGGTGGGAGCAAGAGCCCCCTGTAGAGCGGCCAGGGAGTGGTTGGGGGGCCGGGCGGCCCCGTGCCCGATCTGTGGATGCTCTGGATGACCTCACCCGGCCGGGCTCTGCTGAATCTGGGAGGAGGTCTCCCCCAAGTAGGGGGAGGAGAGGTCAAGCCTATGGACCACCCAGAAGCCGAAGCCGAGATGACCTCTATGATCAAGATGACCCAAGGGAATTTCCACACTCCCGGGATCCCCACTATGATGACTTCAGATCTAGAGACCGCCCTCATGCTGACCCTAGGCCCCGCCATCACCGGTCCCGGGACCCTCGGGAGGATGGCCCCAGGTCTGGGGACCCCCAGTATGATGGGCGGCTACTGGAAGAGGCCTTGAGGAAAAAGGGGCCAGGTGAGAGGAGGAGACCTTACAGGGAGGAAAATGAGGAGGAGCCCTACTACCCTCCAGCACCTCCCCCTTACTCTGAGACGGACTCCCAGGCATCACGGGAAAGGAGGCTTAAAAAG AACTTGGACCTGAGTCGGGAAAGCTTAATCGTCTGA
- the USF2 gene encoding upstream stimulatory factor 2 isoform X2, with protein MDMLDPGLDPAASATAAAAASHDKGPEAEEGVELQEGGDGPGAEEQTAVAIASVQQAAFGDHNIQYQFRTENNGGQAVIQNPFSNGGSPAAEAVSGEARFAYFPASSVGDTTAVSVQTTDQSLQAGGQFYVMMTPQDVLQTGTQRTIAPRTHPYSPKIDGTRTPRDERRRAQHNEVERRRRDKINNWIVQLSKIIPDCNADNSKTGASKGGILSKACDYIRELRQTNQRMQETFKEAERLQMDNELLRQQIEELKNENAVLRAQLQQHNLEMVGESARQ; from the exons atggacaTGCTGGACCCGGGTCTGGATCCCGCTGCCTCGGCcaccgctgctgccgccgccag TCACGACAAGGGACCCGAGGCAGAGGAGGGCGTCGAGCTGCAGGAAG GCGGGGACGGCCCTGGGGCGGAGGAGCAGACTGCGGTGGCCATCGCCAGCGTCCAGCAGGCGGCGTTTGGCGACCACAACATCCAGTACCAGTTCCGCACAGAGAATAATGGAGGACAG GCCGTAATCCAAAATCCCTTCAGCAATGGCGGCAGCCCGGCAGCTGAGGCTGTCAGTGGGGAGGCCCGGTTTGCCTATTTCCCAGCATCCAGTGTGGGAGATACCACAGCTGTGTCCGTACAGACCACAGACCAGAGCTTGCAGGCCGGAG GCCAGTTCTATGTCATGATGACGCCACAAGACGTGCTTCAGACAGGAACGCAGAGGACGATTGCACCCCGGACACACCCCTACTCCCC gAAAATTGACGGAACCCGAACACCACGGGATGAAAGGAGGAGGGCCCAGCACAATGAAG TGGAGCGGAGGCGGAGGGACAAGATCAACAACTGGATCGTCCAACTTTCCAAAATCATTCCAGACTGTAACGCAGACAACAGCAAGACGGGAGCG AGTAAAGGAGGGATCCTGTCAAAGGCCTGCGACTACATCCGGGAGCTGCGCCAGACCAACCAGCGCATGCAGGAGACCTTTAAGGAGGCCGAGCGGCTGCAGATGGACAATGAGCTCCTGAGGCAGCAG ATCGAGGAGCTGAAGAACGAGAACGCCGTGCTCCGTGCCCAGCTGCAGCAGCACAACCTGGAGATGGTGGGCGAGAGCGCGCGGCAGTGA